Proteins co-encoded in one Nitrospiraceae bacterium genomic window:
- a CDS encoding DUF1926 domain-containing protein, with protein sequence MPKLNLILAIHNHQPVGNFDNVLEDSYKKAYLPFLEKLLAYKSLRFVLHYSGNILLWLNDNHPEAVDIIKTLLKENRIELLSGGIYEPIFASIPETDRIMQIEEMTDYIKEIFRVVPKGMWLPERVWEPNMPKYIAQAGIEYLPVDDHHFKLSGLKDKELFGYYITEEQGNYIKIFPGSEKLRYWIPFRDVSDIIEYLREVHKEDESRLLTMADDGEKFGVWPDTYKHCYEDGWLDKFFSALEENKEWIETTTFDEYQKKFYPLGRAYLPAASYREMGEWSLPLESAKEYENLLSEMEKIFGDSAKGFLRGGIWRSFFAKYPESNHINKRMLGISKKVHDAANIIKKKKTDFTGSKALLHELWKGQCNDAYWHGIFGGLYLPHLRSALYRHLIKAESMAEKILADESITKQDVFFQEGDIDCDGYKDILISTKTMSAFFTENSGALTELSVKRQNINVLDILTRRPEAYHTRISETANSIDNATKTIHNRIFTKEQGLKNVLVYDNYRRASLLDHFLNYDVKIDDLINSSYIENGDFINGHYEIESNIDKSRVRLFKKGAVFGEEMRIEKLIGFNKSGIRVDYLLEGKYNGIFGVEFNLSFLGSSYTAVNLRDSVFYIKDKGLHETIDKIVISDEISGLKMEFVFDENIDFCHYPVETISLSENGIERIYQGTEFLFMNKIELTDKKKIGFTINIGE encoded by the coding sequence ATGCCAAAACTTAACCTCATCCTTGCAATTCACAATCACCAGCCTGTTGGGAATTTTGATAATGTTCTGGAAGATTCATATAAAAAAGCCTATCTTCCTTTTCTTGAAAAGCTGCTTGCATATAAAAGCCTGAGATTTGTCCTTCATTATTCAGGCAATATTCTTTTATGGCTTAATGACAACCATCCTGAGGCTGTTGATATTATAAAGACACTTTTAAAGGAAAACCGCATAGAACTTCTTTCTGGCGGTATTTATGAACCAATCTTTGCCTCAATCCCTGAAACTGACAGAATTATGCAGATTGAAGAGATGACAGATTATATTAAAGAAATATTCAGGGTTGTTCCAAAAGGCATGTGGCTTCCTGAAAGGGTATGGGAACCAAACATGCCTAAATATATTGCTCAGGCAGGCATTGAATATCTGCCTGTTGATGATCATCATTTTAAACTCTCAGGCCTTAAAGACAAAGAACTTTTTGGTTATTACATAACCGAAGAACAGGGTAATTACATAAAAATATTTCCGGGGAGCGAGAAGCTCAGGTATTGGATCCCATTCAGAGATGTCAGCGATATAATAGAGTATTTAAGGGAAGTTCATAAAGAAGACGAATCACGCCTTTTGACAATGGCTGATGACGGCGAGAAATTTGGTGTCTGGCCTGACACATACAAGCATTGCTACGAAGACGGATGGCTTGATAAATTTTTTTCTGCATTAGAAGAAAATAAAGAGTGGATCGAGACAACAACATTCGATGAATATCAGAAAAAATTTTATCCTTTGGGCAGGGCATATCTCCCTGCAGCATCTTACAGGGAAATGGGTGAATGGAGCCTTCCGTTGGAAAGCGCGAAGGAATACGAAAATCTTTTATCTGAGATGGAAAAAATATTTGGAGACAGCGCAAAAGGTTTTTTAAGGGGCGGGATATGGCGTTCATTTTTTGCAAAATACCCTGAGTCAAATCACATAAATAAAAGGATGCTTGGTATAAGCAAAAAAGTACATGATGCGGCTAATATCATTAAAAAGAAAAAAACTGATTTTACAGGTTCAAAGGCTCTTTTGCATGAATTATGGAAAGGCCAGTGCAATGATGCATACTGGCATGGTATTTTTGGAGGCTTGTATCTGCCGCACCTGAGATCTGCTCTTTACAGACACCTGATCAAGGCAGAATCGATGGCAGAAAAAATACTTGCAGACGAATCTATAACAAAACAAGATGTTTTTTTTCAGGAAGGCGACATTGATTGTGACGGATACAAAGACATATTAATAAGCACCAAAACAATGTCAGCATTTTTTACAGAAAACAGCGGCGCTTTGACAGAACTTTCAGTAAAAAGACAGAACATAAATGTGCTGGACATTCTTACGCGCAGACCTGAAGCTTACCACACGCGTATTTCTGAAACAGCAAATTCTATAGACAATGCAACAAAGACAATACATAACAGAATTTTTACAAAGGAACAAGGGCTGAAGAATGTACTTGTTTATGATAATTACAGAAGAGCATCTTTGCTGGATCATTTTTTAAACTATGACGTTAAAATTGATGATCTGATTAATTCCAGCTATATTGAAAATGGTGATTTCATAAATGGTCATTACGAGATTGAAAGTAATATTGATAAAAGCAGAGTAAGATTATTTAAAAAGGGAGCGGTTTTCGGTGAGGAAATGAGGATAGAAAAACTGATTGGCTTCAATAAATCAGGAATAAGGGTTGACTATCTGCTCGAAGGTAAATATAATGGCATATTTGGCGTAGAATTCAATCTTTCTTTTTTGGGTTCTTCATACACAGCTGTAAATTTAAGGGATAGTGTTTTTTATATTAAAGACAAAGGGCTGCATGAAACAATAGATAAAATTGT